From one Pseudobdellovibrionaceae bacterium genomic stretch:
- a CDS encoding phosphatidate cytidylyltransferase → MNNRYAALQARVVSAVIAVVALIFTGYFAGALGLAALSSIVLLLGMVEYLDIGFLPGHSLPGNLRVIYVGCSVFLFLALSFLGLNEGFTAFGLATVIYLSAVLWVLNRSTPILLIRSLFFSSLVGFVYTAILPSFAIRTLLGGNGIKWFVLLLAVVFAGDTAAYFAGLKFGKQKLMPEVSPKKTVAGAVGGLAGSVLSAGILGAWFFGSPSLVVILPGAAVAGFLAQSGDLFESLLKRTCGVKDSGKIMPGHGGVLDRLDGIYFAAPVIYLVSKWAL, encoded by the coding sequence TTGAATAACCGCTACGCCGCTCTTCAAGCCCGTGTCGTCTCTGCAGTCATCGCGGTCGTCGCCCTTATTTTTACCGGATATTTTGCTGGCGCTCTGGGTTTGGCCGCCCTCTCTTCCATTGTTCTTTTGCTTGGCATGGTGGAGTATCTGGATATTGGTTTTTTGCCTGGGCACTCATTACCTGGAAACCTAAGAGTCATTTACGTTGGCTGTTCCGTCTTTTTGTTTTTGGCCTTATCTTTTCTTGGGCTCAACGAGGGTTTCACGGCCTTTGGATTGGCGACAGTGATCTATCTGTCGGCTGTTCTATGGGTCCTCAATCGATCCACTCCCATTTTGCTCATTCGCAGCCTCTTCTTCTCTTCGCTTGTTGGCTTTGTTTACACGGCGATCCTGCCGTCATTTGCTATTCGCACTCTTTTGGGCGGAAATGGCATCAAGTGGTTTGTTCTGCTCTTGGCAGTAGTCTTTGCTGGTGACACCGCTGCTTATTTTGCTGGTCTCAAATTTGGCAAACAAAAACTAATGCCCGAAGTATCACCTAAAAAAACCGTCGCCGGTGCCGTCGGTGGCCTGGCTGGATCGGTGCTGAGTGCTGGTATTTTGGGGGCGTGGTTTTTTGGTTCGCCTTCTTTAGTGGTGATTCTCCCGGGAGCGGCCGTCGCTGGATTTCTTGCTCAGTCCGGGGACTTATTTGAGTCCCTTCTCAAGAGGACCTGTGGGGTCAAGGACTCGGGCAAAATCATGCCCGGCCACGGAGGTGTCCTTGACCGCCTGGACGGAATCTACTTTGCGGCACCGGTCATTTATCTTGTCTCCAAGTGGGCCCTTTAG